The Papio anubis isolate 15944 chromosome 2, Panubis1.0, whole genome shotgun sequence region AACAGTGTGTCTCCTTGATACATAGAAATGGAAATAGGCCCATAGAAATAGGCTCAAGAGAGACCCAATCAATATCTTGACAATCATCCACAGGTGCATTCATTCATCCTTTTATTCAGTGaataaagatttattgagcactaacTATATGTTAGGCTTTGGGACATTGAGGATATGGAGTTAAAAAGCGAGTCtccggtggtgcacacctgcagtcccagctacttgggaggctggggcagaggatcgcttgagcccaggaatttgagtccaggcagggcaacacactgagacccatctctaaaaacaacaacaacaacaaaaaacccaagtcTCTCCTCTCAAGGAATTCGGAATCTAGAGGGGAGATAGGCTCTCCAAGAATAGCAATACAATATGGGAATCATTGCTAGGTGGAGACCCAGATCTGTTGGAAGCACTGGGAAGCCTATAAGGAGAATCAGAAACGGGCAGGACAAGTGtagtagatgaatgaatgactccTAAAGGATGGGTAGAAATTTGCCCTGGCGATAAATAgatgaaatattttccagaaagacCACACAATTTTAATTATAGTGAAAAAGTACATTATCATTGccaaatattatttgaaagttATTCCATCATTTCTTCAAAGGTGTTCACCTCATTCTTTTGGCTTGTGATCTCATAGGATTTAAAAGTATCCTTATGAACATTTATTGGAACCGCATAGTGGATGCAGCCCTTTCCCTTACCCCATGTGTCACTCTCACCAGATGGCCTTATCAATGTCCCTGGGCTCCATCGCTTCCTTCAGCCTCAGACCTTGCCTACATTATGAACACTATGACTTTCCCCTGTTTCCCTGTCCTGGTCCGGTGCAACAGCTCTGATTTCAAGCCCATTCTCTTCTATTTCTCATggctaaaaagaaagaagagtcgAAGACGGCTTTCCCTTTGGGCCCTCGTAACTACTTAGCACGTGTAACAGGAGACTGAATTTGCACATTCTTATCCCCTTGAGTCAGCCCACCCTGATCAAATTGGTAAGACTTTCCTGGTTCCTGTTTCCTCAGTCTTTTATCCCACCCTACACATGACAGGTGATAGTCAGGTGGGAGGGTCCAGATTCTTGTGAACTTGGCCCCTAAACTTTGTGGGGGAAGTTAAAGACTCTCAATAAGTTTTTGTGGTCCCGACCCCTAAGGGAACATGAGTAATAGCAGATCACCACAGGTGTAACACAAACGTTATACATAATGCTCAGTTGCTAGCAGGATAGCTGTAACTATCCCACTCTctcctactcaaaaaaaaaaaaaaaaaaaaaacatgttttaaaaagacagagtgACTTCTATAGACATCATTTATATAGATAATCTAAACTCTGCCATAATTAATATATAGTTAGTGTACTCAAACACACggcatttaaaatattgaataatattatgtattattagaGCCATCTATCCAGTGGTTATTTTACTCCAGTCTGCCTGACGCCAGAGGTGGTGGGAAACCCTGTGCTAGGAGATAACGGGTTGATGTGTCGGCCTTGCTTGCTGCATTTTGGTTGTCTCTAATCAAAATGCTTTCCCTGCATGGTACATTGAGCAGCGAGGACCACACGCTTTGTGTCTTGGTCATAttgaaagagggagaaaggcaCAGTGAGAGATTGAGAGAGCAGGCAGAGCTAAAGCTGAAAACGGTTAACCATCTCCTTTCATCGGAAGAAGCGAAGTGAGAGACAGGTGGTAGGAAATGAGGAGGAAAGGCCTTGTAACTATTCGGCATCTTAATTCTCAAAACCAATCACTGAACTAGGTGctgttattatcccattttacaggctTGTGGGAGGTTAGAAACCTGCCTAAGAGCACAGTTAGTCACGGGACAGCCTTGAATCTTTCTGGCTCCAAACACCATTCCTGTGAAAGCCGGCCTCCTGGAGAACAGGTAGACTCAGGAAGTCTCCCACGCGGCTTCAGTCCACTGTGCTCTTTTATTCCTAAATGCCTCCATACCCCTGGCAGGAACCCGAAGAGCGGAAGTCAGTTTATTTCCCGTTATTCATTCACTTTCTGATTGCTCTCATAACTTCGCTCAAATCAACAGGCTTACCTCCTCCCGGTACAACTTTTCACCACCTGGCAAACCCCAGGTAGGCCAGGGCTCCCTTTATTGACATTACGAAGGAAGTAGTTAGAAACCCAGACAGGTTTATGTTTGTATCAGCCTAttagatttatttgttttctaaaaatagtaAGCATACATTAGTATTTTAAGTTGaaaactttattgtttttaattccaaTCATTGTATTACTATGTCTACCACAGTAAGGAAAGTATAGCCTCCAAATACTCACTTTTATCTATACATTAGAGCTTGTTCAACTTCTAAAGTCTTCACAAATTTCTGTATCAAATGcttttgctaaataaaataaccaatgaaagctttaattttctcataatgctaagcaaacaaaattttaataaaataagtcttctataaatatatagtatgattttgaaaataaaatgtctatcTTTTTCTGAGttgtactaaatatatattttaatcatgaTTATGAGGCAGTAGAGGTAAAACACATGGACTCCGGAGCCAGAATTTAAGCATTTGAAATCTGACTCTGCCCATTTTTAAGCTCTATTACCTTAGCAAAGTTACTTGACTTCTCTGAACATAGTTATGTAAGCTAATATTTAGAATAGTATCTGGTATGCACCCAACAAGTCTTAGCTGTTATTAACCTGGAGGGAGTAATTACGACAAGCAGTCCCTCTAATTTAACTGGGAATTCTTGGAAAGTGAGAATACGTAATACACAAATTGCCTCCAAATgtaatgaaattttaataatacTAAATCTAACAATTAATGAATATGGCATAGTACATTTCAGAGAtgtttcattaaacatttattgtttcaATCTTGCAGCTTTCAGTATTCTGagccattttttgtttgtttgttttcttcttctggtCTTAAGTATTTTCATTGGCCCTTAAAAACTGTATAGGCCCTAAGCACTGTCTCTGTAGAACTCGATGGATAAAATGGCCTTAGCCAGAGTAAATGGGACGGCTGTGAACTCTAACCTTTCCAAGCCCACAATGCCATTCCTGTGATAGTCTGCCTCTTGGAGAACATTTTCCTCAGCAAGTGTTTGGAAAGGTTTCTAGACATTTTTGAAAGGTTACTAAACAGCATTTGAAAGATAGGAGAGTAAAGCAAAATCCCAGATATTATTGATgagccaaaattttaaaattactgctgGCTAAGCTCAGTGTTTGTACCAAATCCTGTGCTGACACTGACCCTCCAATTCGGCACAAATAGAAGAAACAGTGATTTGGTAGAAGGTTGGAACTGGCATGGATCCAAGAGGGAATGTCCTTTTGATTAGAATGGGACTGCTCCTTGAGAGACATGTGAGTATCATGTCATTTTGATTCCAGAATGTTCAGTCTAATGTGTTTAGagaataaaattaagtttttacctcttatatagtatataaaatatataaagtatataaaatgggccaaatattattcaatatttcAAAGGGCTTGAATTTTAAGTACTGTTATGTAGAAAAACCTATAAGAAGAAACATGATAAATGgctgatgttatttttaaattctaaggcAGTGGCTCTCAAAGTGTGGCATGCTTTGTGTCATGAGGCCACTCTGTATGTGTGACCATGAGGGcaacaatatttcaaaataatcctAGGACACCGTTTGTCTTTTCCACTGTGCTTACATTTGCCTGTTGAAAATTACATTGCAAAAGCAATGGTGGGTAAAACTGTTGATACCTCAGCATGAACCACAGCAGGGGTACCACACTAACAGTGACtcaatcagaaaaggaaaaaaaatacaagaaaaaccaGTTTCACTCAAGAATGTCCTCAATGAAGCAGTAAGACTTTTTAATCTTATTAGATCTCAACCCTTCAGtacatcttttttctattatgtATGATATAATGGGAAGTAAGCATAAGTGTTCTGCAGCTTACCAAAGTATACTGGTTTTCATGAGAAAAAGTACGTAAGTATCTGAGTTGCAAATGTATGCTTTTTTCATGGAACACTATCTTTTCTTGAAAAAACAACTGATAACAAACTACAGTGTTCACAGTTGGGCATTTGGCAAGCATTTTTGCAAAAAATGGATGGAGGGAAtctgtcacttcaaggaaaacaataaatCAGCTTAATACATTTCAAGATTTTCAAgctaaaattagaattttgaaaatttgcatttgCCACCATGAGCTTGGCCTCTTCTCAATACTCAAAGGCTTTTCTGGTGAGATTGGTGGACATATTAAtgaatatgatattttgatactatATAATACAATGAGTCAACATTTGGAAGACCTACATAATTCAGTGAACCATTGTTTGTCAAATGACCAATACATGATATTATGCatctattcaaaataaaaaaacagaccAGTGACTATTAATATAACAAAGTACGAAAGTTCATTGATTTGGCCTAAAATGACACATTACAGctaacttctaaaaaaaaatcatttgtcaaATTTTCATAAAGTAGCAAAGAATGATATCCTCAATTATCTTAAAAGGCTATGAAAATACTCTCCCCTTTCCATTTATGTATCTCCATGAggctattttttcttcatatgcttcaaTCAAAACAATATGTCACAACAGATATAATGCAGAAGCAGATACGAGAATCTAGTTATCTTCTATTAATTCAAGTATTTAAGACATTTGAAGATATGCAAAACAATGCTACTCTTCTCATATTTTTTAGAAAaccaaattatgttttataaaaaatatatcatttatgttaacatgtaatgggtttttaaatttaaattaataagtaaatatctAAGACTTTCTTAGTTTTAATGTCTACTATAAAATGTAGGTAGATAtaacccaaataaacaaaatctgtgtgatcctcaataatttttcatttttatttatttttatttttttgagatggagtctcacactgtcacccagactagagtgcagtagtaCTATCATGGCACACTATAGCCTCCACCcccccatgctcaagtgatcctcccacctcagcctcccaagtagctgagactacaggcatgcaccaccatggctggctaattttttaatgttttgtagcaACGGGTGttttctatgttgctcaggctgctcaaCAATTTTTATGATTGAAAAAGAGCCCTATGACCAAACTTTTGAGAACTGCTGTAGTTAAATGTGTTTTTTCTAAGTCAGCAGTCATTGTGACATCAGCAGCAAGTCAATGATTACCATATGAAGGATTCCATGCAGTTGAGTATTATTTCACAGAGCTCTCCAGTTGGGCTGCTCTATAAGAAGCTAATCACCTAAGAGATTCTACTGCTGTGGCTGATGATTTCCACAGAGTGTTCTATGATGTTATCAGGAAAGGCATCCAACAAATAGTAAGAGAAAGACCATTTCATTCATACATTATTTCTTCCTGTGATTCTATGTTTTCCAACACCTTGCCTCTTGTTTCACCATGAAAGATGTACACACTTCACACCAAAAGGGTAAAAGCTGCTGCTAGGGAAATGTGGACTTCAAATGTCTCCAAGGTcagacagtcttttaaaaatgtttaccacAAATGTAAGATTCGGCACCAAGATTCAACTAGATATCCAACTGTGACATCTGATGATTGTAATCAAGATGATGTTAGTTATGACGGAAAAATGAATCTTACAGTAGTGCTCCAAGATGTTAAAACTGCTCAAGTTGAACTTTTCAGCCAAATAACTGACATTGTCCATGCGATACCAAAAGTCCATGAAAAGACTGACTTGTATCAAAAACAGATGGAGGTCCTGGAAACCAGAATGAATGTTAATGAAGACAAACAATGCACAACAACTAAAGATATCCTCTCTATGAAAGAAGACATCAAGGCCTTAAAGAAGAAGGTGACAGAACTGGAAAAGCAGAATTCCTACTCCAGGATACATTGTTTAGAGATTCCGGAGGGAGAAAGGGGTGAAGAAATCACAGAACTGCTTTACAAACTCATACAACCAGCAACTCTGAAGAACACATTGGCCTCTACAGACAGGGAAATCTCTTCAGCAGAACCAGAGAAAGTGCCCAGTTATCCAAAGTCCACTGACCATCTTGAGAAAATAACAATTTCTCCCCAAATTAAAACTCTGAAGAAACGTAACCATCAAAATGCATCAAGGAACTTTAAAACAGCAAagccaaatatttacatttacccAGACTTCAGTACATGGATCAAGCTAACTTTTGTTCATGGAGGAAAATGGACATTTTTCCTCAGTGCTACCAAGTTAGAAGAATTCATCCAGTGGCTTCTTTCTAGGCCAACCATTCTCCCTGAAGAACCCCAGGTCATAACCCAGAGATATTGTCCATTCACTGGGCTTATTTTGAGCTTGACCACAATCTGTCTCTCCATGTTCAACAATATTTACGGCTTTATTCGTTCCTTAAAAGAAGAGGTAACTCGACTATAGAGTTATGTTCTGTTTTGCTtggtacaaaataaatgtaaccTGGAGGCTCCAAGCATTTACACATTGGTGTGGTGGCTGTGAATTCTTCGGTAGTTTGCTCACTCTGGGCCCACTATCTGCAGAATTTCTCTGTCTACAGTAAGTTAAGGCACATGATCTAATTGAACTgttgtaatttgttttctgtcaaTGTTCTTGTTTTCTCAAAGGCAATTCATGAGGACTCATCCTGGGTCCATTTTCATAGATAATTGgaaacaaagaatgaaagagTCAAGGGCAATGTGAAGTATGTTTGATGGCCTCCAAGTCAGTTTTGTATACACTTTGTCCTCATGGCCTTTGTGGATAAGATTTGTGATACCAGAAACATACTCTACTGACAAGacttcattttgttattgatgtttgaaatggagtctcactctgtcacccagctggagtgtagtggcacaatctcggctcactgcaacctccgcctcccgcgttcaagtgattctcctacctcagcctcccgagtagttggaattacaggtgcccgccaccacaccctgctactttttgtatttttagtagagacagggtttcaccatgttgaccaggctggtctcaaaccccaaaaagtggaggttgggaggagggagagaagcagaaaaaaataactattgagtactaggtTTAGTACCTGGGTACTAATGACTTGAGTTTACCTGGAaaacaaacctgtgcatgtaccccaaaactaaaataaaagttaaaaaataaaatatgtcaatatGCAACATACCTAATAAAAGCAAaggtatttattaaatgtttgtttaaaaatgagataacTGTGCTTACAATGTATTGTTCTGTTAAAGGCACGAGCGatctctatgtatttatttaccgTCAGAAATGTCCGTAAGGAACAGTCAGCACTCTACTTCAGTATATTAGGTGTGATGCTCACATTAGGACAATATCTAGGGGAGGCAGGCCATGACACAGGCAAATGACATCACAAATAGCTTCTGGAAGAGAAAAACATGCCCTAGCTGGTAAAAGCCTGGGTCATCTGAGCCTCTGTATATTAGCACTGACTTTCACTTTTCCCCCTCACATGTCCGTTTGACAGCCCTTGATGTTTCTAGAGAGGCACATAGTTTACGAGAAGAGCACATGCTTGAGGATCAGATGACCAAAGTACTCAACCTAACTCCTAAATGTTACTCGTAcaaattctattatttaatttcaatgaGGTTTGTTCCATCAGCCGTAAAAACGTAATCATTATATGAactgagtaaatatttttttcagtgttcaCTAACAATCAGGGATCATGGAGGATACAAGAAAAGGTAGACATTCCCTGTCCTGTAAATGTAGAACATTAAAtggcataaataaaaaatgtacacaaaGAACTCTGAGGCATGAAAAATGGGAATGGGCAGCAAATAGCAATACTGAAAGTACTGCTGgtatgagagaagaaagaagcttGATGAGTCTTGTGGTAAGGAAGTAAggtgaggaggaggtggagagggCAATGCAGCTGGCAGAGGGAAAAACAGGAGCAGAGGGCAGGAGCTAGTAGGGAACATGGGATGTGAAAGCCATCGAGCATTAGATAACATGAAGTACAGATGGGCTATTATTTCAACCCTTTTATGGAtctaatttttctcttcagaGATTCCCACCATCTTCATTTCAACTTGTTTTCTTTACCTACATAAGAATGTTAGAGGGGAGACAGTGACTCTGCATGATTTTCTCAAGGTCTCACACTTTCCCTAGAGAGGATTCTGTTGGTCCTGTTAATGAATTGAGTTCCCTGTGAGCAAAGGGAGGATTTTGCTTCTGAGTCAATTATTTATTGTCACCTAGACAAGATCTCACATGActtgttaaaattataaattatctcATAACTCAGCATGTGAGCAAATAACTTTTCCCCAGTCCTGGCTTTCAAGTTCACCTGCCTCTCACCAGCCCACCTCCATCCCTCCTGGCTTGGAGAAGTGGCGTTTCTCTAACCCACATTCCTTCACCAGTGCCTTGCAGAGTCTTCATCAATTATACCCCTTCCCCTCCACCTTAATCACCACCTATCAGTTCTTCGTACTCCGCTTACAAAAATACTCACCTGGTTCCCTTATCCTTGTGTTACCCTCGTCTCCTGCCAATTTCCCATCATCTTTTTGAATGAGAGGCCCACCCTCCCTGTCCCCACCttgcctctcctcttctctccatgGCTCATAGGAGCATGTCTTCCAGAACAGTGCTTTCTCATCTAGTTCTCTTCCCATCACTCTGGCAGAGCCTTCTCAGTTTTCTTAGATGATTCCTCTGCCACTAATCATTCTGTTAAAATATAGATACTTCACTTTCATGACTACCAAATCAAAGAATTCCTAATCTAGCCTCTCCCAGGACATCCTGAGTTTTGGTTCCAAATAACTGTTTATCTTCTCTACTtgtgtgtctacaaaaaaaaaaacagtatataaatataattagatGAATGTCTATAATGTATATCAGTCAAACATGAAAGTCATTGTGCATTCACCAAAACATCTCAAATGATTGTTTTTGCTATAAAACACATCTACTGGGGAGGAAACACTCGGTGGTGAAACGAGcaaagacattcaaagaagaacagATTTTAGAACGTCTATTTACTaaacatttatattatgtatCAGGCACTATGCTAGTTGGGTGTACAATCATGACCCTCATAACGATGTGATTTTGGCAAATTCCTTAAACCTTGTATTCAGTTTTCTGAACTCCGAACTGAGAACAATTTATGTCATGAGACTTTTGTgttaattaaatgaaatcatgtgtATAATCTGCCAAGAATAATGCCTGATTTTGTAGGTGCTTAACATATGGTGGTCATTTCCTTCCCTCCATAGGCTAAATGTTAATGGAGGGTGTGAAGATGAACAGGACGTGGGCCCTGCCTCAAGCAGCTCCCATTCAGGACCCTGCCTCCTTTCATCAGCCATAAAGGACTCCAGACAAATAGGGAACAAAGTGAC contains the following coding sequences:
- the CCDC54 gene encoding coiled-coil domain-containing protein 54, whose protein sequence is MYTLHTKRVKAAAREMWTSNVSKVRQSFKNVYHKCKIRHQDSTRYPTVTSDDCNQDDVSYDGKMNLTVVLQDVKTAQVELFSQITDIVHAIPKVHEKTDLYQKQMEVLETRMNVNEDKQCTTTKDILSMKEDIKALKKKVTELEKQNSYSRIHCLEIPEGERGEEITELLYKLIQPATLKNTLASTDREISSAEPEKVPSYPKSTDHLEKITISPQIKTLKKRNHQNASRNFKTAKPNIYIYPDFSTWIKLTFVHGGKWTFFLSATKLEEFIQWLLSRPTILPEEPQVITQRYCPFTGLILSLTTICLSMFNNIYGFIRSLKEEVTRL